A genomic region of Barnesiella viscericola DSM 18177 contains the following coding sequences:
- a CDS encoding SulP family inorganic anion transporter: MKSRLDFHPKFVASLASYSKERFLKDLMAGIIVGIVALPLAIAFGIASGVSPEKGLITAIIGGFIVSFLGGNSVQIGGPTGAFIVIVYGIIQAYGLEGLAIATFMAGLILVLMGCFRLGTIIKFIPYPIVVGFTSGIALTIFATQIKDLLGLTMESVPADFISKWIAYFQHIETTNFWSLGIGVLSILIIAYTPRISNKIPGSLMAIIFMTVLVYFLRRFWGIEGIETIGDRFNISSEVPQPQSLNINMDTINQLLSPAFTIAVLGAIESLLSATVADGVTGDKTNSNTELIAQGAANIVVPFFGGIPVTGAIARTMTNINNGGRTPVAGMIHAVVLLLIFLFLMPLIRLVPMSCLAGVLIVVSYNMSGWRTVRSLLKNPKSDVSVLIITFLLTVVFNLTIAIEIGLLLAVVLFLRRMTETTKISVFHDELDIAHGTESNQHEVLKVAKGVEVYEIEGPFFFGIATKFDELMRSMADRPLVRIIRMRRVPFIDSTALHNLEILITSSQKEKIHVILSGVNPHVHETLKKANIDRLIGDDHICDHITKAVAKANEFVAEMQK; the protein is encoded by the coding sequence ATGAAAAGCAGATTGGATTTTCACCCGAAATTCGTGGCTTCGTTGGCCAGCTATTCCAAAGAGAGATTTCTGAAAGACCTGATGGCCGGTATCATTGTGGGTATCGTGGCATTGCCCTTGGCCATCGCATTTGGTATCGCCTCGGGGGTATCGCCCGAGAAGGGTCTCATCACCGCAATCATAGGCGGGTTTATCGTCTCGTTTCTGGGCGGTAACAGTGTGCAGATAGGCGGCCCCACGGGAGCCTTTATCGTCATTGTCTACGGCATCATACAGGCCTACGGACTCGAAGGACTGGCCATCGCCACCTTCATGGCAGGGCTGATTCTGGTACTCATGGGCTGCTTCCGGTTGGGTACCATCATCAAGTTCATACCCTATCCCATCGTGGTGGGCTTCACCAGCGGTATCGCTCTCACTATTTTCGCTACGCAGATAAAAGACCTGCTGGGGCTCACGATGGAGAGTGTGCCGGCCGATTTCATCTCCAAGTGGATTGCCTACTTTCAGCACATCGAAACCACCAACTTCTGGTCGTTGGGCATCGGGGTACTCAGTATTCTCATCATCGCCTATACCCCGCGCATCTCCAACAAGATACCGGGGTCGCTCATGGCCATTATTTTCATGACGGTGCTGGTCTATTTCCTGCGCCGCTTCTGGGGCATCGAGGGTATCGAGACGATAGGCGATCGCTTCAACATCAGCAGCGAGGTACCCCAGCCGCAGTCGCTCAATATCAACATGGATACCATCAACCAGCTGCTCTCCCCGGCCTTTACCATTGCCGTGCTGGGAGCCATTGAGTCGTTGCTCTCGGCTACCGTGGCCGACGGTGTGACCGGCGACAAGACCAACTCGAACACCGAGCTGATTGCCCAGGGAGCCGCCAATATCGTGGTGCCTTTCTTCGGGGGTATTCCTGTGACCGGGGCCATTGCCCGCACCATGACCAACATCAACAACGGCGGCCGCACCCCTGTGGCCGGTATGATACATGCCGTGGTACTGCTGCTGATATTCCTCTTCCTCATGCCGCTTATCCGGCTCGTCCCCATGTCGTGCCTGGCCGGCGTGCTGATAGTCGTTTCGTATAACATGAGCGGTTGGCGCACAGTGCGTTCGCTGTTGAAGAATCCCAAGTCCGACGTATCGGTGCTCATCATCACCTTCCTGCTCACCGTTGTCTTCAACCTCACGATTGCCATCGAGATCGGTCTGTTGCTGGCCGTGGTGCTCTTCCTGCGCCGAATGACCGAGACGACGAAAATCTCGGTGTTCCACGACGAGCTCGACATTGCCCATGGCACCGAGTCGAACCAGCACGAGGTGTTGAAAGTGGCCAAAGGGGTAGAGGTGTACGAAATCGAAGGCCCCTTCTTCTTCGGCATTGCCACCAAGTTCGACGAGCTGATGCGCAGCATGGCCGACCGTCCGCTGGTACGCATCATTCGCATGCGTCGGGTTCCCTTCATCGATTCCACGGCTCTGCACAACCTTGAAATATTGATTACCTCGTCGCAGAAGGAGAAGATTCACGTGATTCTTTCGGGTGTCAATCCTCACGTGCATGAGACGCTCAAAAAGGCCAATATCGACCGTCTTATCGGCGACGACCACATCTGCGACCACATTACCAAGGCCGTGGCCAAGGCCAACGAGTTCGTGGCCGAAATGCAGAAATAG
- the cysS gene encoding cysteine--tRNA ligase — protein sequence MTQPFFIYNTLDRKKEEFKPLNPPYVGMYVCGPTVYGDAHLGHARPAITFDVLFRYLKHQGYKVRYVRNITDVGHLENDADEGEDKIAKKARLESLEPMEVVQYYLNRYHKAMEALNVLPPSIEPHASGHIIEQIEYIKKILAAGYAYVSNGSVYFDVVKYNKDHHYGKLSGRNIDDLLNTTRELDGQSEKHNSFDFALWKKASPEHIMRWPSPWSDGFPGWHLECSTMSTKYLGEEFDIHGGGMDLLFPHHECEIAQSVAAQGHETVHYWMHNNMITINGQKMGKSLGNFITLDEFFTGNHKLLQQAYSPMTIRFFILQAHYRSTVDFSNEALQASEKALQRMLEGWNNLAKITPSDTSTVDVKAIREHCYEAMNDDLSTPIVISHLFETVKIINTALAGETKLTADDIAHLKETFSTFLFDIMGIREEAKASDEGNEAYHKAVDLLLDVRKEAKARKDWTTSDYIRDKLTEIGFEIKDTKEGVEWKLK from the coding sequence ATGACACAACCGTTTTTTATTTACAATACGCTCGACCGCAAAAAGGAGGAGTTCAAACCACTGAACCCGCCTTATGTGGGCATGTATGTGTGCGGCCCCACCGTCTATGGCGACGCACACCTGGGACACGCCCGTCCCGCCATCACCTTCGACGTGCTGTTCCGTTACCTCAAACACCAAGGCTATAAAGTGCGCTACGTGCGCAACATCACCGATGTGGGACACCTCGAAAACGATGCCGACGAGGGAGAGGACAAAATCGCCAAGAAGGCCCGACTCGAATCGCTCGAACCCATGGAGGTGGTGCAATACTACCTCAACCGCTACCACAAGGCAATGGAGGCACTCAACGTGCTGCCTCCCAGCATCGAGCCGCACGCCTCGGGACACATCATCGAACAGATTGAATACATCAAGAAGATTCTGGCCGCAGGTTACGCCTACGTGAGCAACGGCTCGGTCTACTTCGACGTGGTGAAATACAACAAGGACCACCACTACGGCAAGCTGTCGGGCCGCAACATCGACGACCTGCTCAACACCACCCGCGAACTCGACGGACAGAGCGAGAAGCACAACAGCTTCGACTTTGCCCTGTGGAAGAAGGCTTCCCCCGAGCACATCATGCGCTGGCCCTCGCCTTGGAGCGACGGATTCCCCGGCTGGCACCTCGAATGCTCGACGATGAGCACCAAGTATCTGGGCGAGGAGTTCGACATTCACGGCGGCGGCATGGACCTGCTCTTCCCCCACCACGAATGCGAGATAGCCCAGTCAGTAGCCGCCCAGGGACACGAGACGGTTCACTACTGGATGCACAACAACATGATTACCATCAACGGGCAGAAGATGGGCAAGTCGCTGGGCAACTTCATCACCCTCGACGAGTTCTTCACCGGCAACCACAAGTTGCTGCAACAAGCCTACTCGCCCATGACCATACGCTTCTTCATTCTGCAAGCCCACTACCGCAGCACCGTCGATTTCAGCAACGAGGCGCTGCAAGCTTCGGAAAAGGCACTGCAACGTATGCTCGAAGGGTGGAACAACCTGGCCAAAATCACGCCGAGCGACACCTCGACGGTCGATGTCAAGGCGATTCGCGAACATTGCTACGAGGCCATGAACGACGACCTGAGCACGCCTATCGTCATCTCGCACCTCTTCGAGACGGTGAAAATCATCAACACGGCGCTCGCCGGTGAGACCAAGCTGACGGCCGACGACATCGCTCACCTGAAAGAGACCTTCTCGACCTTCCTGTTCGACATTATGGGCATTCGCGAGGAGGCCAAGGCTTCGGACGAAGGCAACGAGGCTTACCACAAAGCCGTAGACCTGCTGCTCGATGTGCGCAAAGAGGCCAAGGCCCGCAAGGACTGGACTACCTCGGACTATATCCGCGACAAGTTGACCGAAATCGGGTTTGAAATCAAAGATACCAAAGAGGGCGTGGAGTGGAAATTGAAATAA
- a CDS encoding Bax inhibitor-1/YccA family protein gives MENSYDSYKSTAGTSVLSTVMRKVYGRMFFALVVTALTALYVASSPALLATILGSRGIFFGLIIAELAVVFVVSGMLHKLSSTTAVLLFYLYAILNGVVFSSIFVVYELGSIAYTFFITAGVFGAMTVYGLVTKNDMTKFGSYCMMALFGLIIATVVNIFVASSTLDWIISFVGVALFIGLTAWDTQKIKNAAYEVEPSQMGKLATIGALSLYLDFINLFLYLLRFFGRSND, from the coding sequence ATGGAAAATTCGTATGATTCTTATAAATCGACAGCCGGTACTTCGGTACTGTCGACCGTGATGCGCAAAGTGTACGGGCGCATGTTCTTCGCCCTCGTGGTGACCGCCCTCACAGCGCTGTATGTAGCCTCGTCGCCTGCTCTGCTGGCCACCATCTTGGGCAGCCGGGGCATCTTCTTCGGCCTTATTATCGCCGAACTGGCCGTGGTATTTGTCGTTTCGGGCATGCTCCACAAACTCAGTTCGACCACGGCCGTACTGCTGTTCTACCTCTATGCCATACTCAACGGCGTGGTATTCTCGTCAATTTTCGTGGTGTATGAGTTGGGCTCCATCGCCTACACCTTCTTCATTACAGCCGGTGTGTTCGGCGCGATGACCGTGTATGGTCTGGTGACCAAAAACGACATGACCAAATTCGGCAGCTACTGCATGATGGCGCTCTTCGGCCTCATCATCGCCACGGTAGTCAACATCTTCGTAGCCAGCAGCACCCTCGACTGGATTATCAGCTTCGTGGGCGTGGCCCTCTTCATCGGCCTCACCGCCTGGGATACCCAGAAAATCAAGAACGCCGCCTACGAGGTAGAACCCTCGCAAATGGGCAAACTGGCCACGATAGGCGCCCTGTCGCTCTATCTCGACTTTATCAACCTGTTCCTCTATCTGCTCCGCTTCTTCGGCCGCAGCAACGATTAA
- the argS gene encoding arginine--tRNA ligase has protein sequence MKVEQIISDAAAQAVKALYGVDAAPGTTTPQKTKKEFEGNLTLVVFPFLKASHKAPEATAQEIGEYLKEHEPAVASFNVIKGFLNLVIAPEFWSNVLHHIDDEAHFGIREAAPDAPLIMVEYSSPNTNKPLHLGHVRNNLLGYSLSKILQANGNRVVKTNIVNDRGIHICKSMLAWEKWGNGITPEKAGKKGDHLIGDFYVLFDKHYKQELKELEAKGMTPEEAEAASPLMQEAREMLRKWEAGDSEVRRVWEMMNNWVYAGFDETYRRLGVDFDKIYYESQTYLDGKKKVLEGLEKGLMFRKEDGSVWADLTAEGLDQKLLLRSDGTSVYMTQDIGTAQQRFNDYPIDKMIYVVGNEQNYHFQVLSILLDRLGFKWGKDLVHFSYGMVELPEGKMKSREGTVVDADDLMDEMIATARETSAELGKLDGCTAEEAEEISRIVGLGALKYFILKVDPRKNMTFNPKESIDFNGNTGPFIQYTYARICSVMRKAAEAGIDYHREDTSHVVPSEKEISLIQHLADFPSVVAEAGRIYSPSLIANYVYDLAKEYNQFYHDYSILREENAPVRAFRLMLSANVAKVVKSGMGLLGIEVPDRM, from the coding sequence ATGAAAGTAGAACAAATCATATCCGATGCCGCCGCCCAGGCTGTGAAAGCCTTGTACGGAGTCGACGCGGCCCCCGGGACCACTACGCCCCAAAAGACCAAAAAAGAGTTTGAAGGCAACCTCACGCTCGTCGTGTTCCCCTTCCTGAAAGCCTCGCACAAGGCTCCTGAGGCTACGGCCCAGGAGATTGGCGAATACTTGAAGGAGCATGAACCGGCCGTGGCTTCGTTCAACGTGATCAAAGGATTCCTCAACCTGGTGATTGCTCCGGAGTTTTGGAGCAATGTGCTTCACCACATCGACGACGAGGCGCATTTCGGTATCCGCGAAGCGGCACCCGATGCTCCGCTCATCATGGTCGAGTACTCCTCGCCCAACACCAACAAACCGCTGCACCTGGGTCACGTGCGCAACAACCTGCTGGGGTACAGCCTCTCGAAGATTCTGCAAGCCAACGGTAACCGGGTGGTGAAGACCAACATCGTGAACGACCGCGGTATCCACATCTGCAAGTCGATGCTGGCTTGGGAGAAGTGGGGCAACGGTATCACCCCCGAAAAGGCCGGCAAGAAGGGTGACCACCTCATCGGCGATTTCTACGTGCTCTTCGACAAGCACTACAAACAGGAGTTGAAGGAGCTGGAAGCCAAGGGTATGACTCCCGAGGAGGCCGAGGCCGCATCACCCCTCATGCAGGAGGCTCGCGAGATGCTGCGCAAGTGGGAGGCCGGCGATTCCGAGGTGCGTAGAGTGTGGGAGATGATGAACAACTGGGTATACGCCGGTTTCGACGAGACCTACCGTCGGCTGGGTGTCGACTTCGACAAGATCTACTACGAGTCGCAGACCTACCTCGACGGGAAGAAGAAGGTTCTCGAAGGGCTCGAAAAGGGTCTCATGTTCCGCAAGGAGGACGGTTCGGTATGGGCCGACCTCACGGCCGAAGGGCTCGACCAGAAGTTGCTGCTGCGCAGCGACGGCACCTCGGTCTATATGACGCAGGACATCGGTACGGCCCAACAGCGGTTCAACGACTACCCCATCGACAAGATGATTTATGTGGTGGGAAATGAACAAAACTACCATTTCCAGGTTCTCTCCATACTGCTCGACCGTCTCGGCTTCAAGTGGGGCAAGGACCTCGTGCACTTCTCCTACGGTATGGTGGAACTGCCCGAGGGCAAGATGAAATCGCGCGAGGGCACAGTGGTCGATGCCGACGACCTGATGGACGAGATGATTGCCACCGCCCGCGAGACCTCGGCCGAACTGGGCAAGCTCGACGGCTGCACCGCCGAAGAGGCCGAAGAGATTTCGCGCATCGTGGGCCTGGGTGCTCTGAAATATTTCATCTTGAAGGTAGACCCCCGCAAGAACATGACCTTCAACCCCAAGGAGTCGATCGACTTCAACGGGAACACGGGACCCTTCATTCAGTACACCTATGCCCGCATCTGCTCGGTGATGCGCAAGGCTGCCGAGGCCGGTATCGACTACCATCGCGAAGATACCAGCCACGTGGTTCCCAGCGAAAAAGAGATTTCGCTCATTCAACACCTGGCCGACTTCCCCTCGGTAGTGGCCGAGGCGGGTCGCATATACAGCCCCTCGCTCATCGCCAACTACGTGTACGACCTGGCCAAGGAGTACAACCAGTTCTACCACGACTATTCGATTCTGCGCGAGGAGAATGCCCCGGTACGGGCCTTCCGGCTGATGCTCTCGGCCAACGTCGCCAAAGTCGTCAAGAGCGGCATGGGGCTGCTCGGTATCGAGGTTCCCGACCGCATGTAA
- a CDS encoding lysine exporter LysO family protein, protein MKENLLILFCFIAGIGLGLSQQAPEWLHGHDLPMIILSLLILQVGISLGAGTDLRQIARSLNPRMSLLPLFTIAGTLLFSAIGVLLLHGRNLSDCLLVGSGFGYYSLSSVLIADLKSTTLGVQGATELATVALLANVIREMIALFGTPALARLGGRLVPISVAGINSMDVCLPMIVRNSSRGEELIPIAILHGIVLEVSVPILINAFC, encoded by the coding sequence ATGAAAGAGAATCTGCTCATTCTGTTCTGCTTTATAGCCGGTATCGGACTGGGACTCTCGCAACAGGCTCCCGAGTGGTTGCACGGTCACGACCTGCCCATGATTATCCTCTCGCTGCTCATTCTGCAAGTGGGCATCAGTCTGGGAGCCGGTACCGACCTGCGCCAGATTGCCCGCTCGCTCAACCCCCGCATGTCGCTGCTGCCGCTGTTTACCATTGCCGGTACGCTGCTCTTCTCGGCCATAGGGGTATTGCTGCTGCACGGGCGCAACCTCAGCGACTGCCTGCTCGTGGGTAGCGGGTTTGGCTACTATTCGCTGTCGTCGGTTCTGATTGCCGACCTCAAAAGTACCACCCTGGGGGTACAGGGTGCCACCGAACTGGCTACGGTGGCCCTGCTCGCCAATGTCATTCGCGAGATGATTGCACTCTTCGGCACACCGGCTTTGGCCCGTCTGGGTGGACGGCTGGTACCCATATCGGTGGCCGGCATCAACTCGATGGACGTGTGTCTGCCCATGATTGTGCGCAACTCGTCACGGGGCGAGGAGCTCATTCCCATTGCCATTCTGCATGGTATCGTCCTCGAAGTGAGCGTGCCGATTCTCATCAATGCCTTCTGTTAA
- a CDS encoding LysO family transporter, translating into MLRILILLVIGIGAGILLRGRSCVKVTKWSIQATVCLLLFVFGISIGSNRDLIDNLYNFGWQAMVIAALGVTGSIVAARLAQRLFFRKGGKS; encoded by the coding sequence ATGTTACGCATTCTCATTCTGCTCGTGATAGGAATAGGCGCAGGCATACTTCTGCGGGGTCGCTCCTGCGTGAAGGTGACCAAATGGAGCATTCAGGCTACCGTTTGTCTCCTGCTGTTTGTATTTGGTATCTCGATAGGTTCCAACCGCGACCTCATCGACAATCTCTATAACTTCGGCTGGCAGGCCATGGTCATCGCCGCCCTCGGTGTGACCGGCAGCATCGTGGCTGCCCGACTGGCTCAACGGCTCTTTTTCAGGAAAGGAGGCAAGTCATGA
- a CDS encoding glycoside hydrolase family 10 protein produces the protein MKLKFYLSLLLLVCAGSGVVQAVEHPKREFRGAWIHTVGQSRYWDMNRDSMQRYFDQMLDSLQHIGINAVIFQVRPAADAFYPSQLEPWSKYLTGRQGVAPEPLWDPLQYLIEQCHARNMELHAWLNPYRAATNADEPLAASHIYHQHPEWFVRYGRQLYFDPGLPECREFIGRVVDDIVTRYDVDAIHMDDYFYPYPVAGQDFPDDASYARYGNGLSRGDWRRENVNQLIRELSDIIKSRKPWVRFGISPFGIYRNQKSDPDGSATNGLQNYDELYADVLLWTRNGWVDYMMPQLYWEIGHKAACTETLIYWWNNHANGRHLYIGQDVVRTMDATDVNPLYTQLNHKMQLSRYLDHVGGNCFWPGYSLLENYKGIADDLRNYYHAVPALIPAYTFIDNKAPDEVKSLKARWTPDGYELQWKRKSTKDEMQRQIYFCVYRFTPSEKINLYDTSHLVAVTRDTKYRLPYKRGTREYVYVVTAVDRMHNESDGKSRKVKL, from the coding sequence GTGAAACTGAAATTTTATTTGTCGCTCCTGCTGCTGGTTTGTGCGGGTAGCGGAGTCGTTCAAGCCGTCGAACACCCCAAGCGGGAGTTCCGCGGGGCATGGATCCACACGGTGGGTCAGAGCCGTTATTGGGATATGAACCGCGATTCGATGCAACGCTATTTCGACCAGATGTTGGACAGTCTTCAACACATCGGTATCAACGCGGTGATTTTTCAGGTGCGTCCGGCGGCCGATGCCTTCTATCCGTCGCAGTTGGAGCCGTGGAGCAAATACCTGACCGGCCGGCAAGGGGTGGCTCCCGAGCCGTTGTGGGATCCACTGCAATACCTCATCGAGCAGTGCCATGCCCGCAACATGGAGCTGCATGCCTGGCTCAATCCCTATCGGGCGGCCACCAATGCCGACGAGCCGCTGGCCGCTTCGCACATTTATCATCAACACCCCGAGTGGTTCGTGCGGTATGGCCGTCAGCTCTATTTCGACCCGGGGTTGCCCGAGTGCCGCGAGTTTATCGGCCGGGTGGTCGACGATATTGTGACCCGCTATGATGTCGATGCCATTCACATGGACGACTATTTCTACCCTTATCCCGTGGCCGGGCAGGATTTCCCCGACGATGCCAGCTATGCCCGCTATGGCAACGGTCTGTCGCGGGGCGACTGGCGGCGGGAGAATGTGAACCAACTTATCCGGGAGTTGAGCGACATCATCAAGTCGCGCAAGCCGTGGGTGCGCTTCGGCATCAGTCCGTTCGGTATCTACCGCAACCAGAAGAGCGACCCCGACGGCAGCGCCACCAACGGGCTGCAAAACTACGACGAGCTGTATGCCGACGTGCTGTTGTGGACCCGCAACGGGTGGGTCGACTACATGATGCCTCAACTCTATTGGGAGATAGGCCACAAGGCGGCTTGTACCGAGACGCTTATCTACTGGTGGAACAACCATGCCAACGGGCGTCATCTCTACATCGGACAAGATGTGGTGCGGACGATGGACGCTACCGACGTGAATCCGCTCTATACCCAGCTGAATCACAAGATGCAGCTGAGCCGTTACCTCGACCACGTGGGGGGCAACTGCTTCTGGCCGGGTTACTCGTTGCTCGAAAACTACAAGGGGATAGCCGACGACCTGCGCAACTACTACCATGCCGTGCCGGCTCTGATTCCCGCCTATACCTTTATCGACAACAAGGCCCCCGACGAGGTGAAGAGCCTGAAAGCCCGTTGGACCCCCGACGGGTATGAGTTGCAATGGAAGCGCAAGTCGACCAAAGACGAGATGCAGCGGCAAATCTATTTCTGTGTCTATCGGTTTACTCCGAGCGAGAAGATTAATCTCTACGACACCTCGCATCTGGTAGCAGTGACCCGCGACACGAAATACCGGTTGCCCTATAAGCGGGGTACCCGCGAATATGTCTATGTGGTTACGGCTGTCGACCGCATGCACAACGAGAGCGACGGGAAGAGCCGGAAGGTGAAATTGTAA
- a CDS encoding AAA family ATPase has product MKNPIVRIMRSLDESFGGPEYACNLLVAEIMTDPTHDMVHEWSLRVYSTRYQLLGCDVWQKPRNKKLPRKIRLRLVSDRYWEEERCHLFLYGDGRPRWYASFPLTAGYEKWIQVELETMSCHPDELFFVERLSYQSWWCRLEQGRFAPATIRDLITKLRLRNADPAPALHWAVEGDERQAAAFASGILAACLTDGAPKACCRFALNDLLSGGIGWSTLRSHLSGKKAAVVQVERIGDNDSAENLLDLLAEWLKSPEAIPFIFYGSEKNVELLLQYIPALGDQFEEERSIFHLDAPQPDALPDNDDGTDLPIPDEAGLCDLRLSKGEQSETACEALDKLEKLIGLSRVKADLRDVCLMARFTQERRAICLDPDGENRYHMIFYGNPGTGKTTVARLMGEIYHHMGLLSKGHTVETCRSELVGEFIGQTENRTKEILEQARGGVLFIDEAYTLAGGRTRESNDFGKEVIHALLSILSEPNPDMIVILAGYEDKMQLLLQSNPGLRDRFPLQFRFDDFSAEELHAITCQRLQSREFILTCEADQRLAEVIGRAVACPNPNFGNGRWVHNLVEQGIVKSMARRIMSMPSHDCTDRELMSTITVDDIDRAEQRMLELSAPHRTPMMRIGFRA; this is encoded by the coding sequence ATGAAAAATCCTATTGTACGAATCATGCGTTCGCTGGACGAATCGTTCGGCGGACCCGAATATGCCTGTAACCTGCTGGTGGCCGAAATCATGACCGACCCGACACACGACATGGTTCACGAATGGTCGTTGCGGGTCTACTCCACCCGCTATCAACTGCTGGGGTGTGACGTGTGGCAAAAGCCCCGCAACAAGAAACTGCCGCGCAAGATACGGCTTCGCCTCGTATCGGACCGCTACTGGGAGGAGGAGCGTTGCCACCTGTTCCTCTATGGCGACGGCCGTCCCCGGTGGTACGCCTCGTTCCCGCTGACTGCCGGTTACGAAAAATGGATACAGGTCGAGCTCGAAACGATGAGCTGCCACCCCGACGAGCTCTTCTTCGTCGAGCGGTTGAGCTACCAGAGTTGGTGGTGCCGACTGGAACAGGGTCGCTTCGCCCCCGCTACCATTCGCGACCTGATTACCAAGCTGCGCCTGCGGAACGCCGATCCCGCTCCGGCCCTTCACTGGGCGGTCGAGGGTGACGAACGACAGGCGGCAGCCTTTGCCTCGGGTATTCTGGCAGCCTGCCTTACCGATGGTGCCCCGAAGGCCTGTTGCCGTTTCGCTCTCAACGACCTGCTCTCGGGAGGCATTGGCTGGTCGACACTGCGAAGTCACCTGTCCGGGAAAAAGGCGGCGGTGGTACAGGTCGAACGGATAGGCGACAACGACTCGGCCGAGAATCTGCTCGACCTGCTGGCCGAATGGCTGAAAAGTCCGGAGGCGATTCCCTTTATCTTCTACGGTTCGGAAAAGAATGTCGAACTCCTGCTGCAATACATTCCGGCTCTGGGCGACCAGTTTGAGGAGGAGCGGTCGATATTCCATCTCGACGCCCCTCAGCCCGACGCCCTTCCCGACAATGACGACGGGACCGACCTGCCGATACCCGACGAAGCGGGGCTGTGTGACTTGCGACTCTCAAAAGGGGAACAGTCCGAAACCGCTTGCGAAGCACTCGACAAGCTGGAAAAACTCATCGGCCTCTCCCGCGTGAAAGCTGACCTGCGCGACGTCTGCCTCATGGCCCGCTTCACCCAGGAGCGTCGGGCAATCTGCCTCGACCCCGACGGAGAGAACCGCTACCACATGATTTTCTACGGCAATCCGGGTACGGGTAAAACCACGGTGGCCAGGCTGATGGGCGAGATTTACCACCACATGGGCCTGCTGTCGAAAGGCCACACCGTAGAGACCTGCCGCAGCGAACTGGTGGGCGAGTTTATCGGGCAGACCGAGAACCGCACGAAAGAGATTCTGGAGCAGGCCCGGGGCGGGGTGCTGTTTATCGACGAGGCCTATACGCTTGCCGGAGGACGCACTCGCGAATCGAACGACTTCGGCAAGGAGGTGATTCACGCCCTGCTCTCCATTCTGTCGGAACCCAACCCCGATATGATTGTTATCCTGGCCGGATACGAAGACAAAATGCAGTTGCTGCTCCAATCGAATCCGGGCCTGCGTGACCGCTTTCCCCTGCAATTCCGCTTCGACGATTTTTCGGCCGAAGAGCTGCACGCGATTACCTGCCAGCGGTTGCAGTCCCGCGAGTTTATCCTCACATGCGAAGCCGACCAGCGGCTGGCCGAGGTCATCGGCCGAGCCGTCGCCTGCCCCAATCCCAACTTCGGCAACGGCCGTTGGGTGCACAACCTGGTGGAACAGGGCATTGTCAAGAGTATGGCGCGCCGCATCATGTCGATGCCCAGCCACGACTGTACCGACCGGGAGCTGATGAGTACCATCACGGTCGACGACATCGACCGGGCCGAACAGCGAATGCTCGAACTATCGGCCCCGCACCGGACTCCCATGATGCGCATCGGGTTCAGAGCCTGA
- the folK gene encoding 2-amino-4-hydroxy-6-hydroxymethyldihydropteridine diphosphokinase: MGKRVYLGLGSNLGNKEQIIKKAIDRIGERVGTVAAVSSFYKTEPWGYQSVHTFCNAAIAVDTDLSPEEVLLAVQAIERELGSKNHRKSDGSYADRLIDIDLLDYDGEVVDSYALVLPHPYMHKRTFVMEPLAEIAPQWRHPVLGKTAAEILAGLHA; the protein is encoded by the coding sequence ATGGGGAAACGAGTATATCTGGGCTTAGGCTCCAATTTGGGAAATAAAGAGCAAATTATCAAGAAGGCTATCGATCGGATAGGCGAACGGGTGGGTACGGTCGCAGCCGTGTCGTCGTTCTACAAGACCGAGCCGTGGGGATACCAGTCGGTCCACACCTTCTGCAATGCGGCGATAGCGGTCGATACCGACCTCTCGCCCGAAGAGGTGCTTCTGGCCGTGCAGGCCATTGAGCGGGAGTTGGGCAGCAAGAACCACCGCAAGAGCGACGGCAGCTATGCCGACCGGCTCATCGACATCGACCTGCTCGACTACGACGGAGAGGTGGTCGACTCCTATGCCCTGGTATTGCCACACCCCTACATGCACAAACGCACTTTCGTGATGGAGCCTCTGGCCGAGATTGCTCCGCAATGGCGGCACCCCGTGTTGGGGAAGACTGCTGCCGAGATACTGGCCGGGCTGCATGCGTGA